The following proteins are encoded in a genomic region of Methylobacterium tardum:
- a CDS encoding DNA topoisomerase IB yields the protein MADVGTVESGGDLRAAAEEAGLVYVGDSRPGLTRKRSGTGFRYLDAKGAPVRDQKILARIRSLAVPPAYTDVWICPRSNGHIQATGRDAKGRKQYRYHPDFRQAREANKFSRIMAFANALPDIRRRVDADMKRPGLSREKVLATVVHLLETTLIRVGNDDYARTNKSYGLTTLRDPHVRIEGAALSFRFKGKSGKTWDVSLKDRRVARIVKACQDLPGQELFQYLDADGTQRDVTSSDVNAYLREITGEDFTAKDFRTWAGTVLAALALREFESFDSEAGAKRNLRAAIESVASRLGNTPTICRKCYIHPQVLDCYLEGGLLLQVKDAVESELSEDLSSLRPEEAAVLGLLQSRLAAAEDDVRAGQLVKPAATQGPNAKTGRGKPAAKAAAKRSGAARTPSAAKEKPRSRAQGRQQAGAA from the coding sequence ATGGCGGATGTCGGGACGGTCGAGAGCGGCGGAGACCTGCGCGCGGCGGCGGAGGAGGCCGGGCTGGTCTATGTCGGCGATAGCCGGCCGGGCCTGACACGCAAGCGCAGCGGCACCGGCTTCCGCTACCTCGACGCGAAGGGCGCACCGGTTCGGGACCAGAAAATTCTGGCCCGCATCCGGTCCCTCGCGGTGCCGCCGGCCTATACGGATGTCTGGATCTGCCCACGCAGCAACGGCCACATCCAGGCGACCGGCCGGGACGCCAAGGGCCGGAAGCAGTACCGCTACCATCCGGATTTCCGGCAGGCGCGGGAGGCCAACAAGTTCTCGCGCATCATGGCCTTCGCGAACGCCCTGCCCGACATCCGTCGGCGGGTCGATGCCGACATGAAGCGGCCGGGCCTCTCGCGCGAGAAGGTGCTGGCCACGGTGGTCCACCTCCTCGAGACGACGCTGATCCGCGTCGGCAACGACGACTACGCGCGCACCAACAAGAGCTACGGGCTCACCACCTTGCGCGATCCCCATGTCCGGATCGAGGGTGCGGCCCTGTCGTTCCGATTCAAGGGCAAGAGCGGCAAGACCTGGGACGTCTCGCTCAAGGACCGGCGCGTCGCCCGGATCGTGAAGGCCTGCCAGGACCTCCCCGGTCAGGAGCTGTTCCAGTATCTCGACGCGGACGGCACCCAGCGCGACGTGACCTCGTCGGACGTCAACGCGTATCTGCGCGAGATCACCGGCGAGGACTTCACCGCCAAGGATTTCCGGACCTGGGCCGGCACGGTCCTGGCCGCCCTGGCCCTGCGCGAGTTCGAGAGCTTCGACAGCGAGGCTGGCGCCAAGCGCAATCTTCGGGCTGCAATCGAGAGCGTCGCCAGCCGCCTCGGCAACACGCCGACGATCTGCCGCAAATGCTATATCCATCCTCAGGTTCTCGATTGCTACCTGGAGGGCGGCCTGCTCCTTCAGGTGAAGGACGCGGTCGAGTCGGAGTTGAGTGAGGATCTATCGAGCCTTCGACCCGAGGAGGCCGCAGTCCTCGGGCTGCTCCAGTCGCGGCTGGCCGCGGCCGAGGACGACGTCCGCGCGGGGCAACTGGTCAAGCCCGCGGCGACGCAGGGCCCGAACGCGAAGACAGGGCGCGGCAAGCCCGCCGCCAAAGCGGCAGCGAAGAGATCGGGTGCCGCCCGCACTCCATCGGCCGCGAAGGAGAAGCCGCGATCGCGCGCTCAGGGAAGACAGCAGGCCGGCGCCGCCTGA
- a CDS encoding glycosyltransferase family 4 protein, whose protein sequence is MASESASENLPAPMRRLVFVVTEDWFFASHFLPMARAAVAMGLAVAVVTRVRAHRAAIEATGAQVVPLEAERASLNPMAAGYAAGQLAAILKALRADIVHCIALRGILVGGTAAAMAGIPARVYALTGLGLMGARQDRIGRAARLGLRALIRGPLASTRTRFLFENPDDARALGLDPLDQSVTVIGGAGVDPADFVPHPLPAMPPLRVAVVARMLWSKGVDVAVEAVRLARAQGAPVELDLFGAPDPSNRRAIAEATLRDWSRDGVAWHGPTADVASVWAHHHVACLPSRGGEGLPRTLLEAASCGRALVASDVPGCRSLVRDGVEGLLVPPDDAPALARVLVRLSGDARLVADLGAAARSRIETGGFTEAAVTDSVRAVWRDLLDA, encoded by the coding sequence ATGGCCTCTGAATCCGCCTCAGAAAACCTGCCGGCCCCGATGCGGCGCCTCGTCTTCGTCGTGACCGAGGACTGGTTCTTCGCCTCGCACTTCCTGCCGATGGCGCGGGCCGCCGTGGCCATGGGCCTGGCGGTGGCGGTCGTCACCCGGGTCCGGGCGCACCGCGCCGCCATCGAGGCGACCGGCGCGCAGGTGGTGCCCCTGGAGGCGGAACGGGCGAGCCTCAACCCCATGGCCGCCGGCTACGCGGCCGGTCAGCTCGCCGCGATCCTGAAGGCGCTCCGGGCCGACATCGTCCACTGCATCGCCCTGCGCGGCATTTTGGTCGGCGGCACGGCCGCCGCCATGGCGGGCATCCCAGCCCGGGTCTATGCGCTGACCGGGCTCGGCCTCATGGGTGCCCGGCAGGACCGGATCGGGCGGGCGGCCCGGCTCGGCTTGCGGGCGCTGATCCGCGGCCCGCTGGCCTCGACGCGCACCCGCTTCCTGTTCGAGAACCCGGACGATGCCCGCGCCCTCGGCCTCGATCCGCTGGACCAATCGGTCACGGTGATCGGCGGCGCCGGAGTCGATCCGGCGGACTTCGTGCCCCATCCGCTGCCGGCGATGCCGCCGTTGCGGGTGGCCGTCGTGGCCCGCATGCTGTGGTCGAAGGGCGTGGACGTGGCCGTGGAGGCGGTCCGCCTCGCCCGCGCGCAGGGCGCGCCGGTCGAGCTCGACCTCTTCGGCGCGCCGGATCCGTCGAACCGGCGCGCGATCGCCGAGGCGACGCTGCGGGATTGGAGCCGCGACGGCGTCGCGTGGCACGGACCGACGGCCGATGTCGCCTCGGTCTGGGCCCATCACCACGTCGCGTGCCTGCCCTCCCGGGGCGGCGAGGGCCTGCCGCGGACGTTACTGGAGGCCGCCTCCTGCGGCCGGGCCCTGGTCGCGTCGGACGTCCCGGGCTGCCGCAGCCTCGTGCGCGACGGTGTCGAGGGTTTGCTCGTCCCGCCGGACGACGCGCCCGCCCTGGCGCGTGTCCTCGTACGGCTGAGCGGCGACGCCCGCCTTGTCGCCGACCTGGGCGCGGCGGCGCGGTCGCGGATCGAGACCGGCGGCTTCACCGAGGCCGCGGTGACCGACAGCGTCCGCGCCGTCTGGCGCGACCTGCTGGACGCCTGA
- a CDS encoding class I SAM-dependent methyltransferase translates to MHAPDDPTRFIRANTRLLPVPHAPEIRLHVADEATALWQRTEEELQTIGLPPPFWAFAWAGGQALARYVLDHPDVVAGARVVDFASGSGLVAIAAARAGARHVIASDLDPFAVAAIHLNAAANAVADRIAAVSGNLLETDPGVDLVLAADVFYERDLAEAVTGWLTGLQAKGTTVLIGDPGRTYLPRDRLECLVTYAVPVSRSLEDSEIKRSHVWRLRP, encoded by the coding sequence ATGCACGCGCCCGACGATCCGACCCGATTCATCCGCGCCAACACCCGCCTGCTGCCCGTGCCCCACGCCCCCGAGATCCGGCTCCACGTGGCCGACGAGGCGACCGCCTTGTGGCAACGGACCGAGGAGGAGTTGCAGACGATCGGCCTGCCGCCGCCGTTCTGGGCCTTCGCCTGGGCGGGCGGACAGGCCCTCGCCCGCTATGTCCTCGATCACCCCGATGTCGTAGCGGGCGCGCGGGTGGTGGATTTCGCCTCGGGTTCCGGCCTGGTGGCGATCGCCGCGGCGCGTGCCGGTGCGCGGCATGTCATCGCCAGCGACCTGGACCCGTTCGCCGTGGCGGCGATCCATCTGAACGCCGCCGCCAACGCCGTCGCAGACCGCATCGCGGCCGTGTCCGGCAATCTCCTCGAGACGGATCCCGGGGTCGATCTCGTCCTGGCGGCCGACGTCTTCTACGAGCGCGACCTCGCCGAAGCCGTGACGGGATGGCTCACCGGCCTCCAGGCGAAGGGCACCACGGTTCTGATCGGCGATCCGGGCCGGACGTACCTGCCGCGGGACCGGCTCGAATGCCTGGTGACCTACGCGGTGCCCGTCTCGCGATCCCTGGAAGATTCCGAGATCAAGCGCAGCCACGTCTGGAGGCTGCGGCCGTGA
- a CDS encoding NAD(P)H-dependent oxidoreductase, translating to MSIESSVKPSVARVVAFSGSAKRPSRTRVLVEALGTELGRLRRIDLTVYDLLDAGPSLGATQRDDLSAPAAQMIEAIEGADALIVGTPVYQGGYAGLFKHVFDFADPVRMAGMPVALTATGGGLRHALVVEHGLRPLFGFFAAHIAPTSVYAGSDDILDGRIVDQGVAARLNAAAAELAALLAVARTAEADASR from the coding sequence GTGAGTATCGAGTCGAGCGTCAAGCCCAGCGTTGCCCGCGTCGTTGCCTTCTCGGGGAGCGCCAAGCGGCCCTCGCGCACCCGCGTCTTGGTCGAGGCGCTCGGGACCGAACTCGGCCGCCTGCGCCGGATCGATTTGACGGTCTACGACCTGCTCGATGCCGGGCCCAGCCTCGGGGCGACGCAGCGCGACGATCTGTCCGCGCCGGCGGCACAGATGATCGAGGCGATCGAGGGGGCGGATGCACTGATCGTTGGGACGCCGGTGTACCAGGGTGGCTATGCGGGCCTGTTCAAGCACGTGTTCGACTTCGCCGATCCGGTCCGGATGGCCGGCATGCCCGTGGCGCTCACCGCCACGGGCGGCGGTCTGCGCCATGCCCTCGTGGTCGAGCACGGGCTGCGGCCGCTGTTCGGCTTCTTCGCGGCCCACATCGCGCCGACGTCGGTCTACGCGGGGTCCGACGACATTCTGGACGGCCGCATCGTGGATCAGGGGGTCGCGGCCCGGCTGAACGCCGCGGCGGCGGAGCTTGCCGCCCTGCTCGCCGTCGCGCGGACCGCGGAGGCCGACGCGTCCCGCTGA
- a CDS encoding cytochrome b, with amino-acid sequence MSASPIAAGKAAPLPATYVTASGLPRYNPVAQALHWLTAALVLAILPLAWVAISLPPSPAKGSAFVLHKSVGLTILAIVVLRIVWRMIRPAPPDPQAPRLLTLIGRINHWLLYAIFLIMPVSGYLLSALSGRDTPYFWLFTVPGLPKDDAAQKVAESIHVAGQWFVYALVVLHVAGTVWHLVIRRDGLLERMLPVQDGRGAAR; translated from the coding sequence ATGTCAGCTTCTCCGATCGCGGCCGGCAAGGCGGCGCCGCTCCCCGCCACCTACGTCACGGCCTCCGGGCTGCCGCGCTACAATCCCGTCGCGCAGGCGCTGCACTGGCTGACCGCAGCCCTGGTGCTCGCCATCCTGCCGCTGGCCTGGGTGGCGATCAGCCTGCCTCCGTCGCCGGCCAAGGGCAGCGCCTTCGTCCTGCACAAATCGGTCGGCCTGACGATCCTGGCGATCGTGGTCCTGCGGATCGTCTGGCGCATGATCCGGCCGGCGCCGCCGGACCCGCAGGCGCCGCGCCTCCTGACGCTGATCGGCCGCATCAACCACTGGCTGCTCTACGCGATCTTCCTGATCATGCCGGTCAGCGGCTACCTGCTGAGCGCGCTGTCCGGCCGCGACACGCCGTATTTCTGGCTGTTCACGGTGCCGGGCCTGCCGAAGGACGACGCGGCCCAGAAGGTGGCCGAGTCGATCCATGTCGCCGGGCAGTGGTTCGTGTATGCCCTGGTGGTGCTGCACGTCGCCGGTACCGTCTGGCACCTCGTCATCCGCCGCGACGGCCTTCTGGAGCGGATGCTCCCGGTTCAGGACGGCCGCGGCGCCGCACGCTAA
- a CDS encoding AprI/Inh family metalloprotease inhibitor has protein sequence MRSAQAALLASLVLIPWPAAAQDAPDPAPGSAAPATDMLAAPPVAASAPPSLPEKLGEVPGTWDLSRDGTNRRCVMTLLLDSGEAGRKVNFPAGCRRALPVIAGVAGWLFVDGAVRLVDRNVRPILDFAKRPDQRSLVARAESGEHYSLVPLDIVAMRPAEAAGGAGTPAELAPKPSTLQAAIPVPAALQPAAVAAPGPEPGIYALDRFQERDTCRITIDGAGGGVKIVPGCHDGGLEVFDPVRWRYANGRMTLTAKRGHSIDLVPSGDGRWRRDPEVGTTFVLRRVD, from the coding sequence GTGAGATCGGCACAGGCCGCCCTGCTGGCCAGCTTGGTCCTGATCCCCTGGCCGGCGGCGGCGCAGGATGCGCCCGACCCGGCCCCTGGATCCGCTGCCCCGGCCACCGACATGCTCGCGGCCCCGCCCGTCGCGGCCTCCGCCCCGCCGAGCCTGCCCGAGAAGCTCGGCGAGGTTCCCGGGACCTGGGACCTGTCCCGCGACGGCACCAATCGCCGCTGCGTGATGACATTGCTGCTCGACAGCGGCGAGGCCGGGCGGAAGGTGAACTTCCCGGCGGGGTGCCGACGCGCCCTGCCGGTGATCGCCGGCGTCGCCGGATGGCTGTTCGTCGATGGCGCCGTGCGCCTCGTCGACCGCAACGTCCGGCCGATCCTCGACTTCGCCAAGCGGCCGGACCAGCGCAGCCTCGTCGCACGGGCGGAGAGCGGCGAGCATTACAGCCTGGTCCCGCTGGACATCGTGGCGATGCGGCCCGCCGAGGCGGCGGGCGGAGCGGGCACCCCGGCCGAGCTGGCGCCGAAGCCGTCCACGCTGCAGGCCGCGATACCGGTTCCGGCCGCGTTGCAGCCGGCCGCGGTCGCCGCGCCGGGGCCGGAGCCAGGGATCTACGCCCTGGACCGCTTCCAGGAGCGCGATACCTGCCGGATCACCATCGACGGCGCCGGTGGCGGCGTGAAGATCGTCCCCGGCTGCCACGATGGCGGGCTGGAGGTGTTCGACCCGGTGCGCTGGCGCTACGCCAACGGCCGCATGACGCTGACCGCCAAGCGCGGCCACAGCATCGACCTCGTGCCGAGCGGCGACGGGCGCTGGCGGCGCGACCCGGAGGTCGGCACCACCTTCGTCCTGCGCCGCGTCGACTGA
- a CDS encoding 2-hydroxyacid dehydrogenase, with product MPDAPAEILLLRKMHPLVEAAFEGRHTVHRLAGAADPEAVLAEIGPRIRALCVGGQVGVDAALMDRLPNLELIANFGVGYDAVDAVEAHRRGVTVTNTPDVLTDEVADLAVGLVLATLRRIPQADRYLRAGHWPKAPFPLTASLRGRRIGILGLGRIGRAIARRLESFGVEIDYHGRSRQADVPFTYHDSLLGLARAVHILIVVAPGGADTRNLVDAAVLEALGPEGILINVARGTLVGEAALTAALKAGTILGAGLDVFENEPHVPEDLAALDNTVLLPHVGSASEHTRAAMAQLVVDNVISWFEGRGPLTPVAETPWRPKT from the coding sequence ATGCCTGATGCGCCGGCCGAGATCCTGTTGCTGCGGAAGATGCACCCGCTGGTGGAGGCGGCTTTCGAGGGGCGGCATACGGTGCACCGGCTCGCGGGCGCCGCGGATCCGGAGGCGGTGCTCGCCGAGATCGGCCCGCGAATCCGCGCGCTCTGCGTCGGCGGGCAGGTCGGCGTGGACGCGGCGCTGATGGACCGGCTCCCGAACCTGGAACTCATCGCCAATTTCGGTGTCGGCTACGATGCCGTGGACGCGGTCGAAGCCCACCGGCGCGGCGTCACCGTCACCAACACGCCGGATGTGCTCACCGACGAGGTTGCCGATCTCGCGGTCGGGCTCGTGCTCGCGACCCTGCGGCGGATCCCCCAGGCGGATCGCTACCTGCGTGCCGGCCACTGGCCCAAGGCGCCCTTCCCGCTCACGGCCTCCCTGCGCGGGCGGCGCATCGGCATCCTCGGTCTCGGTCGGATCGGGCGGGCGATCGCTCGACGCCTCGAGAGCTTCGGCGTGGAGATCGACTACCACGGCCGCAGCCGGCAGGCGGACGTGCCCTTCACCTATCACGACAGCCTGCTCGGCCTCGCCCGCGCCGTCCATATCCTGATCGTAGTGGCGCCCGGGGGCGCCGACACGCGCAACCTCGTGGACGCGGCCGTGCTGGAAGCGCTCGGCCCCGAAGGCATCCTGATCAACGTTGCCCGGGGCACGCTGGTCGGCGAGGCGGCGCTGACCGCCGCGCTGAAAGCGGGCACGATCCTGGGTGCCGGTCTCGACGTGTTCGAGAACGAGCCGCACGTGCCGGAGGACCTCGCCGCCCTCGACAACACGGTGCTGCTGCCGCATGTCGGCTCCGCCTCGGAGCATACCCGTGCCGCGATGGCGCAACTCGTCGTCGATAACGTCATCTCGTGGTTCGAGGGGCGCGGCCCGCTGACGCCCGTCGCAGAGACGCCCTGGAGACCGAAGACGTGA
- the leuC gene encoding 3-isopropylmalate dehydratase large subunit: protein MTSPRTLYDKIWDDHVADVQPDGSSLLYIDRHLVHEVTSPQAFEGLRTAGRKVRHPEKTLAVVDHNVQTSDRTKGIDDPESRTQLEALAENVRDFGIEFYDALDRRQGIVHIIGPEQGFTLPGQTIVCGDSHTSTHGAFGALAHGIGTSEVEHVLATQTLVQRKARNMRVTVDGTLPAGVTAKDIILAIIGEIGTAGGTGHVIEYAGDAIRALSMEGRMTICNMSIEGGARAGMVAPDATTFAYVKDRPKAPKGAAFDAARRYWESLVTDEGAFFDREVRLDAANLPPIVSWGTSPEDVISVQGRVPDPAEIADENKRQSKEKALAYMGLTPGTRITDIALDRIFIGSCTNGRIEDLREVARVVGDRKVHEGVSAMIVPGSGLVKAQAEAEGLDKILKAAGFDWREPGCSMCLGMNPDKLRPGERCASTSNRNFEGRQGPRGRTHLVSPAMAAAAAVTGHFADIREWPQG from the coding sequence ATGACCAGCCCGCGCACTCTCTACGACAAGATTTGGGACGACCACGTCGCCGATGTCCAGCCGGACGGCTCCAGCCTCCTCTACATCGACCGTCACCTCGTTCACGAAGTGACGAGCCCGCAGGCGTTCGAGGGGCTGCGCACGGCCGGCCGCAAGGTGCGCCACCCGGAAAAGACGCTCGCGGTGGTGGACCATAACGTCCAGACCTCCGACCGCACGAAGGGCATCGACGACCCCGAGAGCCGCACCCAGCTCGAGGCGCTGGCCGAGAACGTGCGCGACTTCGGCATCGAATTCTACGATGCCCTCGACCGGCGCCAGGGCATTGTCCACATCATCGGACCCGAGCAGGGCTTCACGCTGCCCGGACAGACGATCGTGTGCGGCGATTCCCACACCTCGACGCACGGTGCCTTCGGGGCGCTGGCACACGGCATCGGCACCTCGGAGGTCGAGCACGTGCTCGCCACCCAGACGCTGGTGCAGCGCAAGGCGCGGAACATGCGCGTCACCGTCGACGGCACGCTGCCGGCGGGCGTGACCGCGAAGGACATCATCCTGGCGATCATCGGCGAGATCGGCACCGCCGGCGGCACCGGCCACGTGATCGAGTATGCCGGCGACGCGATCCGCGCGCTCTCGATGGAGGGCCGGATGACGATCTGCAACATGTCGATCGAGGGCGGCGCCCGCGCCGGCATGGTGGCCCCCGACGCGACGACCTTCGCGTACGTGAAGGACCGGCCGAAGGCCCCCAAGGGCGCCGCCTTCGACGCGGCGCGCCGCTACTGGGAGAGCCTCGTCACGGACGAGGGCGCCTTCTTCGACCGCGAGGTGCGCCTCGACGCCGCCAACCTGCCGCCGATCGTCAGCTGGGGCACCAGCCCCGAGGACGTGATCTCGGTGCAGGGCCGCGTGCCGGATCCGGCCGAGATCGCCGACGAGAACAAGCGACAATCGAAGGAGAAGGCGCTGGCCTATATGGGCCTGACGCCGGGCACCCGAATCACCGACATCGCTCTGGACCGGATCTTCATCGGCTCCTGCACGAACGGCCGGATCGAGGATCTGCGCGAGGTCGCGCGGGTGGTCGGCGACCGCAAGGTCCACGAGGGCGTCTCGGCGATGATCGTGCCGGGTTCCGGCCTGGTGAAGGCGCAGGCCGAGGCCGAGGGCCTCGATAAGATCCTGAAGGCGGCGGGCTTCGACTGGCGCGAGCCGGGCTGCTCGATGTGCCTCGGCATGAACCCGGACAAGCTGCGCCCGGGCGAGCGCTGCGCCTCGACATCGAACCGCAACTTCGAGGGCCGGCAGGGTCCGCGCGGGCGGACGCACCTCGTGTCTCCGGCGATGGCGGCCGCCGCGGCGGTGACCGGGCACTTCGCCGACATTCGAGAGTGGCCGCAGGGCTGA
- a CDS encoding cytochrome P450: MSSFVNLERLSMDDPSTPDAMDIRLDARHPAFREDPHAILGDLRARCPVHQDSVLDRVVLTRADDVAAVLADRTLSSDPFKGRPTTYGRAGLTDADRPDLPLPFLDDPDHARLRRLVVQAFSVRAVEALRPRIEAIAATLLDRIDPTRPFDLIADYAVPLPTLVIAIMLGIGDAEIEQFKAWSDAVLIGYAPGRTEAEVRDRNAANDGLNDCIRRAIVERRREPRDDLIGALTAAEAQGERLSDIEILNTCRTLLVAGNVTTTDLIGNGSVALLRHPEQAARLRADPGLWPAAIEEMLRYDPPVVSWNRQCIDDRLIDGCPVEAGQTVTAMLLAANHDPALHAAPHDFDIGRDRQKHHSFGGGAHFCLGASLARLEAQVALSALFDGFKQLRLAPGHDLHRKAIPRFGGYETVWLTAV; encoded by the coding sequence GTGTCGAGCTTCGTCAACCTGGAGCGGCTCAGCATGGACGACCCTTCCACGCCGGATGCTATGGACATCCGCCTCGACGCGCGTCACCCCGCCTTCCGCGAAGACCCGCACGCCATCCTCGGCGACCTGCGCGCACGCTGCCCGGTTCATCAGGACAGCGTGCTCGATCGCGTCGTGCTCACCCGCGCCGACGACGTCGCGGCCGTCTTGGCTGACCGCACTCTGTCCAGCGACCCCTTCAAGGGACGGCCCACCACCTACGGTCGAGCCGGTTTAACCGACGCCGACCGCCCGGACCTCCCGCTGCCGTTTCTCGACGATCCGGACCACGCCCGGCTGCGCCGGCTCGTCGTCCAGGCTTTCAGCGTCCGCGCCGTCGAGGCACTTCGTCCACGCATTGAAGCGATTGCCGCGACTCTGCTCGACCGCATCGACCCCACACGCCCCTTCGATCTCATCGCCGACTATGCCGTGCCGCTGCCGACCCTCGTCATCGCCATCATGCTCGGTATCGGCGATGCCGAGATCGAGCAGTTCAAGGCGTGGTCGGACGCCGTCTTGATCGGGTACGCGCCGGGGCGGACCGAGGCGGAGGTGCGCGATCGAAACGCCGCAAACGATGGGCTGAATGATTGCATCCGGCGTGCGATCGTCGAGCGTCGGCGTGAGCCCCGCGATGATCTCATCGGCGCCCTGACGGCGGCCGAGGCGCAGGGCGAGCGGCTGAGCGATATCGAGATCCTCAACACCTGCCGCACGCTGCTCGTCGCCGGCAACGTCACGACCACCGATCTGATCGGCAACGGCAGCGTCGCGCTACTGCGGCATCCCGAACAAGCCGCGCGGCTGCGCGCCGACCCCGGGCTGTGGCCGGCTGCGATCGAGGAGATGCTGCGCTACGACCCGCCTGTTGTGAGTTGGAACCGGCAGTGCATCGATGACCGCCTGATCGACGGTTGTCCGGTCGAAGCGGGCCAGACGGTGACGGCCATGCTGTTGGCGGCCAACCATGACCCGGCCCTGCACGCCGCGCCACACGACTTCGACATCGGGCGGGACCGCCAGAAGCACCACAGCTTTGGCGGTGGCGCGCATTTCTGCCTGGGAGCTTCGCTAGCACGCCTGGAAGCCCAGGTCGCGCTCTCGGCGCTGTTCGACGGTTTTAAGCAGTTGCGGCTGGCACCGGGGCACGACCTGCACCGTAAGGCAATACCCCGATTCGGCGGCTACGAGACCGTGTGGCTGACAGCGGTGTGA